A DNA window from Myxococcales bacterium contains the following coding sequences:
- a CDS encoding NAD(P)/FAD-dependent oxidoreductase — protein MSEPTPLPTHEHEALHRPASADEPPAPPKTDGAGARVARSGPRQLAVLILGSGFSGLGLAMQLKAAGIHDFLVLERAARLGGTWRDNHYPGCACDVPSHLYSFASEPNPRWSRAYSPHDEILRYLEGCAERHGLGPHLRFGQEARTATWDEEGQRWEVVTAAGDTFHARVLVSGIGALSNPTYAKVPGLESFEGKQFHSATWDHDYPLEGKRVGVIGTGASAIQFIPQIQPRVSHLTVFQRTPPWILPKPDRAFSELEKVALERIPPLRRLYREAIYWRAEGRAVLFTRAPSLMKLAAALGRRHIRKSLRSPRLREIVTPRYVPGCKRILVSNDYYPALEQANVEVVTDALAEVTRTGVRLASGRPIALDALIHGTGFTVQSALGSLTVHGRDGRELGAQWRADTSAYRGTTVAGYPNLFTLLGPNTALGHSSVVLMIEAQLRYVMSCLDHMARAGVTSVDVRPEVQRDYNDALQDALGRTVWASGCESWYLDARGKNTTIYPGFTFTFRRETATFRPEEYAVRRGVAAIA, from the coding sequence ATGAGCGAGCCGACGCCACTCCCCACCCATGAGCACGAGGCGCTTCACCGCCCCGCCTCCGCCGACGAACCGCCCGCCCCGCCGAAGACCGATGGCGCGGGCGCGCGCGTCGCGCGGTCGGGCCCGCGACAGCTCGCGGTGCTCATCCTCGGCTCGGGGTTCTCGGGGCTCGGCCTCGCCATGCAGCTGAAGGCGGCCGGCATCCACGACTTTCTGGTGCTCGAGCGCGCGGCGCGGCTCGGTGGGACGTGGCGCGACAACCACTACCCGGGGTGCGCGTGCGACGTGCCCTCGCACCTCTACTCGTTCGCCTCGGAGCCGAACCCGCGGTGGAGCCGCGCGTACTCTCCGCACGACGAGATCCTCCGCTACCTCGAGGGCTGCGCCGAGCGCCACGGGCTCGGGCCCCACCTCCGGTTTGGCCAGGAGGCGCGCACGGCCACATGGGACGAGGAGGGGCAGCGCTGGGAGGTGGTCACCGCCGCGGGCGACACCTTCCACGCCCGCGTGCTCGTCTCGGGGATCGGCGCGCTCAGCAACCCCACGTACGCGAAGGTGCCGGGCCTCGAGTCCTTCGAGGGCAAGCAGTTTCACTCGGCGACGTGGGACCACGACTACCCGCTGGAGGGCAAGCGCGTGGGCGTCATCGGCACGGGCGCGAGCGCCATCCAGTTCATCCCGCAGATCCAGCCCCGCGTGAGCCACCTCACCGTGTTTCAGCGCACGCCGCCGTGGATCTTGCCGAAACCCGACCGGGCCTTCTCGGAGCTCGAGAAGGTCGCGCTCGAGCGCATCCCTCCCCTGCGCCGGCTCTACCGCGAGGCCATCTACTGGCGCGCCGAGGGCCGCGCGGTGCTCTTCACGCGGGCGCCCTCGCTGATGAAGCTCGCCGCCGCGCTCGGCCGGCGCCACATCCGCAAGAGCTTGCGGAGCCCGCGCCTGCGCGAGATCGTCACGCCGCGGTACGTCCCCGGGTGCAAGCGCATCCTCGTGTCGAATGATTATTACCCCGCGCTCGAGCAAGCCAACGTGGAGGTGGTGACCGACGCGCTCGCCGAGGTCACGCGCACCGGGGTGCGGCTCGCGTCAGGCCGCCCGATCGCCCTCGACGCGCTCATCCACGGCACGGGGTTCACCGTGCAGTCGGCGCTTGGCAGCTTGACCGTGCACGGGCGTGACGGGCGCGAGCTCGGCGCCCAGTGGCGGGCGGACACCTCCGCGTACCGCGGCACCACGGTCGCGGGATATCCGAATCTGTTCACGCTCCTCGGCCCGAACACCGCGCTCGGTCACAGCTCGGTCGTGCTGATGATCGAGGCGCAACTTCGGTATGTGATGTCGTGCCTCGACCACATGGCCCGAGCGGGCGTGACGAGCGTCGACGTGCGACCGGAGGTGCAGCGCGACTACAACGACGCGCTGCAAGATGCGCTCGGCCGCACCGTGTGGGCCTCGGGCTGCGAGAGCTGGTATCTCGACGCGCGCGGCAAGAACACCACGATTTACCCGGGGTTCACGTTCACGTTTCGGCGCGAGACGGCCACGTTTCGCCCCGAAGAGTACGCGGTGAGACGCGGAGTGGCCGCGATCGCGTGA
- a CDS encoding 30S ribosomal protein S21 has protein sequence MPSDAIQCKPLEVVVSDRGIERAIKMLKRKLASEGVLRELKMRRHYMKPSVKRRKKQAEAARRRRKRAKMDAAPPKA, from the coding sequence ATGCCGAGTGACGCGATTCAGTGCAAGCCGCTCGAGGTGGTCGTGAGCGACCGCGGAATCGAGCGCGCCATCAAGATGCTCAAGCGCAAGCTCGCCTCCGAGGGTGTGCTCCGTGAGCTCAAGATGCGCCGCCACTACATGAAGCCGAGCGTGAAGCGCCGCAAGAAGCAGGCCGAGGCCGCCCGTCGTCGCCGCAAGCGGGCGAAGATGGACGCCGCCCCGCCGAAGGCCTGA
- a CDS encoding protein kinase: MAPDLAPGTAVGPYLVEALLGRGGMGVVYSATDARLERRIALKVVAKSDGDDREGYEGRFVREARAVAALNHPNVVAIFDVGETPELLYFAMEYVDGQNLRAKIGARDVSLEERLRWLTDVARALHAAHQAGVVHRDVKPENVMIRADGLVKVLDFGIARRTVAIAPGVEHVTGDDHVTGTPLYMAPEQLRGEALDARSDQFAWGIVAYELLSGVRPFSDATEGYALVASILTDIATPLRERAPDVPEQVAIVVHTALAKAPERRLPSMGEVASELAAHGGQRSTRPTSWSGAQAVIDGQRHEPAAFAETTRVPTTQDASARAPEVPPKPRRKMAIGLGISLVLAFVAALVVSRRPRPARPLPERALCAVPEAHAELKAARVHLRDGAESEAVRELRRAVELDDECGAAHLELALRLAPHDPQEGLRHYRSAFHTRERLTGRDLAVLDASEPFVRARPDLAEWETRLTGAVYQHPKDAELRVWLGTARARQLDLEGAKAAFEAATRLDVGYAPAWAGLASVEHRLGDRTAALGAVAACLERSPVASVCLGTRYELRATAGECSQARDDAMAWTGLDPSSPDPQRALAAALFAVDAPRPAVEAALLRRWTLLPPPERHLETLDRLDLAIVDGRFGEGLALADTLERALPPDADLTEHAAVAMTRVTLLTETGDPKGAGGVAKSFRDRMLAYAPNRLAPDPSIGFIEPMFRAGILSSADLERLRATWQADEIVRTRATDPGVLSQQRARLAWLRWALVYGSFAETREEAVAAKALMPTISEPPLAQRSLRFDFAAGKVLALSGDTSHAVDHLRRVTDACFGLSEPQLRVRAHYYLGLAMEGSGDKAGAAKAYRFVVTQWGDARPRSVTAEKAKARLSAMGGRAKE; encoded by the coding sequence ATGGCGCCTGATCTCGCGCCGGGTACGGCCGTCGGGCCCTACCTCGTGGAGGCGCTCCTCGGGCGCGGTGGCATGGGCGTCGTGTACAGCGCCACCGACGCGCGCCTCGAGCGGCGGATCGCGCTCAAGGTGGTCGCGAAGAGCGACGGCGACGACCGCGAAGGCTACGAGGGCCGCTTCGTCCGCGAGGCGCGCGCGGTCGCGGCGTTGAATCACCCGAACGTCGTCGCGATCTTCGACGTGGGCGAGACGCCAGAGCTCCTGTATTTCGCGATGGAATACGTCGACGGGCAGAACCTGCGGGCCAAGATCGGCGCGCGCGACGTCTCGCTCGAGGAGCGGCTCCGTTGGCTCACCGACGTGGCCCGGGCGCTCCACGCCGCGCACCAGGCCGGCGTGGTCCATCGGGACGTGAAGCCCGAGAACGTCATGATCCGGGCGGACGGGCTCGTGAAGGTGCTGGACTTCGGGATCGCGCGCCGCACCGTGGCGATCGCGCCGGGGGTCGAGCACGTCACCGGGGACGACCACGTCACGGGCACGCCGCTCTACATGGCCCCGGAGCAGCTCCGCGGGGAGGCGCTCGACGCGCGCAGCGACCAGTTCGCCTGGGGCATCGTCGCGTACGAGCTGCTCTCGGGCGTGCGCCCATTCTCTGATGCGACGGAGGGCTACGCGCTCGTCGCCTCGATCCTCACCGACATCGCCACGCCGCTGCGTGAGCGAGCGCCCGACGTGCCGGAGCAGGTCGCGATCGTCGTGCACACCGCGCTCGCCAAGGCCCCCGAGCGTCGCCTCCCGTCGATGGGCGAGGTGGCCAGCGAGCTCGCGGCGCACGGCGGGCAGCGCTCGACCCGGCCCACGTCATGGTCCGGCGCGCAGGCCGTGATCGACGGGCAACGGCACGAGCCCGCGGCGTTCGCCGAGACGACCCGCGTGCCCACCACCCAAGACGCCTCGGCGCGCGCGCCGGAGGTGCCCCCTAAGCCACGCCGCAAGATGGCGATAGGACTAGGCATTTCGCTCGTCCTCGCGTTCGTCGCCGCGCTCGTCGTCTCGCGACGGCCGCGCCCCGCGCGCCCCCTCCCCGAGCGCGCCCTCTGCGCCGTCCCGGAGGCTCACGCGGAGCTCAAGGCGGCCCGCGTGCACCTGCGCGACGGCGCCGAGTCCGAGGCCGTCCGCGAGCTTCGTCGTGCCGTGGAGCTCGACGACGAGTGCGGCGCGGCCCACCTCGAGCTCGCCCTGCGGCTCGCGCCGCACGATCCCCAAGAGGGCCTCCGGCACTACCGCAGCGCGTTCCACACGCGTGAGCGGCTCACGGGCCGGGACCTCGCCGTACTCGACGCGAGCGAGCCGTTCGTCCGCGCGCGCCCCGACCTGGCCGAGTGGGAGACGCGCCTCACCGGGGCGGTGTACCAACACCCCAAAGACGCCGAGCTCCGCGTCTGGCTCGGGACGGCCCGCGCTCGCCAGCTCGACCTCGAGGGGGCCAAGGCCGCGTTCGAAGCGGCGACCCGGCTCGACGTGGGCTACGCGCCCGCGTGGGCCGGCCTCGCGTCGGTCGAGCACCGCCTGGGCGATCGCACCGCCGCGCTGGGCGCGGTCGCCGCGTGCCTCGAGCGATCCCCGGTCGCGAGCGTGTGCCTCGGCACGCGCTACGAGCTCCGCGCGACCGCGGGCGAGTGCAGCCAAGCCCGCGACGACGCGATGGCGTGGACGGGGCTCGACCCGTCGTCCCCCGATCCCCAGCGCGCGCTGGCGGCGGCGCTCTTCGCGGTGGACGCGCCACGCCCCGCCGTCGAGGCCGCGCTGCTCCGGCGCTGGACCCTCCTGCCGCCACCCGAACGGCACCTCGAGACGCTCGACCGACTCGACCTCGCCATCGTCGACGGGAGGTTCGGGGAGGGCCTCGCGCTCGCCGACACCCTGGAGCGCGCCCTGCCCCCGGACGCGGATCTCACCGAGCACGCGGCGGTCGCCATGACGCGCGTGACCCTGCTGACCGAGACGGGCGACCCCAAAGGCGCGGGCGGCGTGGCGAAGTCGTTCCGCGATCGCATGCTCGCCTACGCCCCCAACCGCCTCGCGCCCGACCCGAGCATAGGCTTCATCGAGCCCATGTTCCGCGCCGGAATCCTGAGCAGCGCCGACCTCGAGCGGCTCCGCGCCACCTGGCAGGCGGACGAGATCGTGCGGACTCGCGCGACCGACCCGGGCGTGCTCAGCCAGCAGCGCGCGCGCCTCGCCTGGCTCCGCTGGGCGCTCGTGTACGGCTCGTTCGCCGAGACCCGCGAGGAGGCCGTCGCCGCGAAGGCGCTCATGCCCACGATCTCGGAGCCCCCCCTCGCCCAGCGCTCGCTGCGGTTCGACTTCGCCGCAGGAAAGGTGCTGGCGCTCTCCGGCGACACGAGCCACGCCGTCGATCACCTAAGGAGGGTGACCGACGCCTGCTTCGGGCTCTCCGAGCCGCAGCTCCGCGTGCGAGCGCACTACTACCTTGGGCTCGCGATGGAAGGGAGTGGCGACAAAGCCGGCGCCGCCAAAGCCTACCGCTTCGTCGTGACCCAGTGGGGTGACGCGCGCCCCCGCTCCGTGACCGCCGAGAAAGCGAAGGCCCGACTCTCCGCGATGGGAGGCCGGGCCAAAGAGTGA
- the deoC gene encoding deoxyribose-phosphate aldolase, which yields MRAAWPWYVPGVKSNGQAPERSALAAYAADAPRAARHNPLFAPPPVDQVAVEERVASLAKRSLKKGAKVAGLKLAIRMMDLTTLEGKDTPGKVRALCNKAMRPLDSDPSLGPCAAICVYPNMVRVAKAALGDSGVLVASVATAFPSGLSPIEVKLDDVRRAVEFGADEIDMVIDRGAMLAGDYGKVFDEIARTKDACGPAHLKVILETGELGTYDMVRKASEIGIAAGGDFIKTSTGKVQPAATLGVTLVMLETIRDHYYATGQKIGMKPAGGVRTAKQSLQYLVVVKETLGDAWLDPTLFRFGASALLNDVLMQLEKERTGNYQAAEDFSKD from the coding sequence ATGCGCGCGGCGTGGCCATGGTACGTTCCCGGCGTGAAATCGAACGGTCAAGCTCCCGAGAGATCCGCGCTCGCTGCCTACGCCGCGGACGCCCCGCGCGCCGCGCGCCACAACCCGCTCTTCGCGCCGCCCCCGGTGGATCAGGTCGCGGTCGAGGAGCGCGTCGCGTCGCTGGCGAAGCGCTCTCTCAAGAAGGGGGCGAAGGTCGCCGGGCTGAAGCTGGCCATTCGAATGATGGACCTCACCACCCTCGAGGGCAAAGACACGCCCGGCAAGGTGCGTGCGCTCTGCAACAAAGCGATGCGCCCGCTCGACTCCGACCCGAGCCTCGGTCCGTGCGCCGCCATCTGCGTCTACCCGAACATGGTGCGCGTCGCGAAGGCGGCCCTCGGGGACTCGGGGGTGCTCGTCGCCAGCGTGGCGACCGCCTTCCCGAGCGGCCTCTCCCCCATCGAGGTGAAGCTCGACGACGTGCGCCGCGCGGTCGAGTTCGGCGCCGACGAGATCGACATGGTCATCGACCGTGGCGCCATGCTCGCGGGCGACTACGGCAAGGTGTTCGACGAGATCGCGCGCACGAAGGACGCCTGCGGTCCCGCGCACCTCAAGGTCATCCTCGAGACCGGCGAGCTTGGCACCTACGACATGGTGCGCAAGGCGAGCGAGATCGGCATCGCCGCGGGCGGCGACTTCATCAAGACCTCCACCGGCAAGGTCCAGCCGGCCGCCACCCTCGGGGTCACGCTGGTGATGCTCGAGACCATTCGCGATCACTACTACGCGACCGGCCAGAAGATCGGCATGAAGCCGGCGGGTGGCGTCCGCACCGCGAAGCAGTCGCTCCAGTATCTGGTGGTGGTGAAAGAGACCCTCGGCGACGCGTGGCTCGACCCCACCCTGTTCCGCTTCGGCGCGAGCGCGCTCCTGAACGACGTGCTCATGCAGCTGGAGAAGGAGCGGACTGGCAACTACCAGGCCGCCGAGGACTTCTCGAAAGACTGA
- a CDS encoding aldehyde dehydrogenase family protein, with product MYVGGAFVRSESGRYFRVASAEGVVGDADPAGVNIPRGSRKDVRDAVLVAKGAYEKWEARTPFNRGQILYRLAEVLESRAPELEGSLMRAGATAREAAREVAATVDRAVFYAGFADKVSALVASHNPVSGPHFGFSLPEAMGVVGVLAPRTPALLGLVSVILPVITGGNSCVVVASDVDPRTAVVLTECLATSDLPGGVVNVLTGYADELGPILAKHREVVALDVWSSDAALRASLERDAASSVKRVKTRELPDEAFWYDTRRGQGLGYIERTLETKTVWHPVGV from the coding sequence ATGTACGTCGGGGGCGCCTTCGTGCGCTCCGAGTCCGGGCGGTACTTCCGCGTGGCCTCGGCCGAGGGCGTCGTCGGCGACGCGGATCCGGCGGGGGTCAACATCCCGCGGGGCTCCCGCAAAGACGTGCGCGACGCGGTCCTCGTCGCGAAGGGCGCCTACGAGAAATGGGAGGCCCGCACCCCGTTCAACCGCGGGCAGATCCTCTACCGCCTCGCCGAGGTGCTCGAGTCGCGCGCGCCGGAGCTCGAGGGCTCGCTGATGCGCGCCGGCGCCACGGCCCGCGAGGCGGCCCGCGAGGTCGCCGCCACGGTCGACCGCGCGGTGTTCTACGCCGGCTTCGCCGACAAGGTCTCCGCGCTGGTGGCCTCGCACAACCCGGTGAGCGGTCCTCATTTCGGCTTCAGCCTCCCGGAGGCGATGGGCGTCGTCGGCGTGCTCGCGCCCCGCACGCCCGCGCTGCTCGGGCTCGTGTCGGTGATCCTTCCGGTCATCACGGGCGGCAACAGCTGCGTCGTCGTCGCGAGCGACGTCGACCCCCGCACCGCGGTGGTGCTCACCGAGTGCCTCGCCACCAGCGATTTGCCCGGGGGCGTGGTCAACGTGCTCACCGGGTACGCCGACGAGCTCGGCCCCATCCTCGCGAAGCACCGCGAGGTGGTCGCGCTCGACGTGTGGAGCTCCGACGCCGCGCTCCGCGCCTCGCTGGAGCGCGACGCGGCGAGCAGCGTCAAGCGCGTGAAGACCCGCGAGCTGCCCGACGAGGCGTTCTGGTACGACACCCGCCGCGGGCAGGGGCTCGGCTACATCGAGCGCACCCTCGAGACCAAGACCGTCTGGCACCCGGTCGGGGTCTGA
- a CDS encoding protein kinase, whose translation MSSSSPDLPKNIGPYAVVAQIGEGGMANVYLAHREGPDGRLLPVALKVIREEFALNPEFAHMFADEARVATKMLHPNVVRVEESGAVDGRLFLAMEVLSGQSLWKVWQSCRERGLRLRYDLAAWIAARAADGLHHAHELRGDDGSSLDLVHRDVNQSNLFVTYEGDVKVIDFGLAKAANRVSQTAAGVLKGKLSYLAPEQVTGAKLDRRADIFALGVALWEVTVDRRLFKGRDDIDTLMRVNRCEVPDATTLVDGYPPRLWAIVSKCLAREREHRYGSAQALATDLDVFVRDCGQGVGRDSVAEVMQVLFAAEQQHAVDWFDRTNRASRASAPPPLQTEDTSLLMQNMPSLPPPPKVDLWLAAPPPGFSGPALPASERSGASSSYPPRPPNTHLETHLEQAASARAPRRVIAAVAGLVVTVALLIFLIWVLRSA comes from the coding sequence ATGTCCTCCTCCTCCCCCGACCTTCCCAAGAACATCGGACCCTATGCGGTCGTCGCCCAGATTGGCGAAGGGGGAATGGCCAACGTGTATCTCGCCCACCGAGAGGGGCCCGACGGCCGGCTGCTGCCCGTCGCGCTCAAGGTCATACGCGAGGAGTTCGCGCTCAACCCCGAGTTCGCCCACATGTTCGCCGACGAGGCGCGGGTCGCGACCAAAATGCTCCACCCCAACGTCGTACGGGTCGAGGAGTCGGGCGCGGTGGACGGGCGCCTCTTCCTCGCCATGGAGGTCCTGTCGGGGCAGTCGTTGTGGAAGGTGTGGCAGTCCTGCCGCGAGCGCGGGCTTCGCCTGCGCTACGATCTTGCGGCCTGGATCGCGGCGCGGGCGGCCGACGGGCTCCACCATGCCCACGAGCTCCGGGGGGACGACGGCTCGTCGCTCGACCTCGTGCACAGGGACGTGAACCAGTCGAACCTGTTCGTCACCTACGAGGGTGACGTGAAGGTTATCGACTTTGGTCTCGCCAAGGCCGCCAATCGCGTGTCGCAGACGGCCGCTGGCGTCTTGAAGGGCAAGCTCTCGTATCTCGCGCCGGAGCAGGTGACCGGGGCCAAGCTCGACCGTCGGGCCGACATTTTCGCGCTCGGCGTGGCTCTCTGGGAGGTCACCGTCGACCGCCGCCTCTTCAAAGGGCGCGACGATATCGACACCCTCATGAGGGTGAATCGCTGCGAGGTCCCCGACGCCACCACCCTCGTGGACGGGTATCCGCCGAGGTTGTGGGCCATCGTGTCGAAGTGCCTCGCCCGAGAACGAGAGCATCGATACGGCAGCGCGCAGGCGCTCGCGACCGACCTCGACGTGTTCGTGCGCGACTGCGGCCAGGGCGTCGGGCGCGACTCCGTCGCCGAGGTCATGCAGGTCCTGTTCGCCGCCGAGCAGCAGCACGCGGTGGACTGGTTCGACCGCACGAACCGGGCGAGTCGGGCCTCCGCGCCGCCGCCCCTTCAGACCGAGGACACCTCGCTCCTGATGCAGAACATGCCCAGTCTGCCCCCCCCGCCGAAGGTCGACCTCTGGCTCGCGGCGCCGCCCCCGGGCTTCTCCGGCCCGGCCCTGCCCGCGTCGGAGCGCTCGGGCGCGTCTTCGTCCTACCCACCTCGACCGCCCAATACCCACCTCGAGACCCACCTCGAGCAGGCGGCGAGCGCTCGGGCGCCGCGACGCGTGATCGCCGCGGTCGCCGGGCTGGTGGTGACGGTCGCGCTACTAATTTTCCTTATTTGGGTATTGCGTTCGGCATAG
- a CDS encoding aldehyde dehydrogenase family protein: MKSVTGDKAERSQSEPERGLERASARDLALDFGKAWEYAPSLESTDHVRLQSRYELFIGGKWVAPKSGRYFPTISPSTEETLAEVAEANAEDVDLAVAAARRAYDTVWSKMRPEERAKYIFRIARAIQEKARELAIVETMDGGKPIKESRDVDIPLAAAHFFYHAGWADKLDYAFHGRKARPLGVAGQVIPWNFPLLMAAWKLAPALACGNTVVLKPAETTPLTALLLARILEECELPEGVVNIVTGAGATGAALVEHAGVDKVAFTGSTAVGKRIQAAIAGTKKRLTLELGGKAANIVFADAPIDQAIEGIVNGIYFNQGHVCCAGSRLLVEESVHDVVVRKLGDRIKTLRLGDPLDKNTDVGAINSKMQLDKIRALVASGSEEGAHMVQSTCAIPSKGFFFPPTFFTGASQSSRIAREEIFGPVLTVMTFRTPDEAIEKANNTMYGLSAGIWTDKGAKIFAMATRLKAGVVWANTFNKFDPTSPFGGYKESGFGREGGRQGLSAYVELDG, translated from the coding sequence ATGAAGAGCGTGACCGGCGACAAGGCGGAGCGTAGCCAATCCGAGCCTGAGCGCGGGCTCGAGCGCGCGAGCGCGCGGGATCTGGCCCTCGATTTCGGCAAGGCGTGGGAGTACGCGCCCTCGCTCGAGTCGACCGATCACGTGCGCCTGCAGAGCCGCTACGAGCTCTTCATCGGCGGCAAATGGGTGGCGCCCAAGAGCGGCCGCTATTTCCCCACCATCAGCCCGAGCACCGAAGAGACGCTCGCGGAGGTGGCGGAGGCCAACGCCGAGGACGTCGACCTCGCGGTCGCCGCGGCGCGGCGCGCCTACGACACCGTGTGGTCGAAGATGCGCCCCGAGGAGCGCGCGAAATACATCTTCCGTATCGCGCGCGCGATTCAGGAGAAGGCGCGCGAGCTCGCGATCGTCGAGACGATGGACGGCGGCAAGCCGATCAAGGAGTCGCGCGACGTCGACATCCCGCTCGCGGCGGCCCACTTCTTCTATCACGCGGGCTGGGCCGACAAGCTCGACTACGCCTTCCACGGCCGCAAGGCGCGGCCGCTCGGCGTCGCGGGCCAGGTCATCCCCTGGAACTTCCCGCTGCTCATGGCCGCGTGGAAGCTCGCGCCCGCGCTCGCGTGCGGCAACACCGTCGTCCTGAAGCCGGCCGAGACCACGCCGCTCACCGCGCTCCTGCTCGCGCGCATCCTCGAGGAGTGCGAGCTCCCCGAGGGCGTGGTGAACATCGTGACGGGGGCGGGCGCTACGGGCGCCGCGCTCGTCGAGCACGCGGGCGTCGACAAGGTCGCGTTCACAGGCAGCACGGCCGTCGGCAAGCGCATCCAGGCGGCCATCGCCGGCACGAAGAAGCGCCTCACGCTCGAGCTCGGGGGCAAGGCCGCGAACATCGTCTTCGCCGACGCGCCGATCGACCAGGCTATCGAGGGGATCGTCAACGGCATTTACTTCAACCAGGGCCACGTGTGCTGCGCCGGCTCCCGCCTGCTCGTCGAAGAGAGCGTCCACGACGTCGTCGTTCGCAAGCTCGGCGACCGCATCAAGACCCTGCGGCTCGGCGATCCGCTCGACAAGAACACCGACGTCGGCGCCATCAACTCGAAGATGCAGCTCGACAAGATCCGGGCGCTCGTGGCGAGCGGCTCGGAGGAGGGGGCGCACATGGTGCAGAGCACCTGCGCGATCCCGTCGAAGGGCTTCTTCTTCCCGCCCACGTTCTTCACGGGCGCCAGCCAGTCGAGCCGCATCGCCCGCGAGGAGATCTTCGGGCCGGTGCTCACCGTGATGACCTTCCGCACGCCCGACGAGGCGATCGAGAAGGCGAACAACACCATGTACGGCCTCTCCGCGGGCATCTGGACCGACAAGGGCGCCAAGATCTTCGCCATGGCGACGCGCCTCAAGGCCGGCGTCGTCTGGGCGAACACCTTCAACAAGTTCGACCCCACGTCGCCCTTCGGCGGCTACAAAGAGAGCGGCTTCGGCCGCGAGGGCGGCCGGCAAGGTCTCTCGGCCTACGTGGAGCTCGACGGATGA
- a CDS encoding helix-turn-helix transcriptional regulator: protein MKRSCDHLCPMFQAAMDILARPWNGLVIATLEGGPLRFGEIGERLRAIGDRMLSLRLKELEAAGLVERRVLPGPPHRVEYQLTPAGKGFRAVAEAIAGWGALLRPPTPASSSDACGTAVDPAGSAGSSAE from the coding sequence ATGAAGCGGAGCTGCGACCACCTCTGTCCCATGTTTCAAGCCGCGATGGACATCCTCGCGCGCCCCTGGAACGGGCTCGTCATCGCCACGCTCGAGGGGGGCCCTCTGCGCTTCGGCGAGATCGGCGAGCGCCTCCGCGCGATCGGCGATCGCATGCTCTCGCTGCGGTTGAAGGAGCTCGAGGCGGCGGGTCTGGTCGAGCGGCGGGTGCTCCCCGGTCCACCGCACCGCGTGGAGTACCAGCTCACGCCGGCGGGCAAGGGCTTCCGCGCCGTCGCCGAGGCGATCGCGGGGTGGGGCGCGCTGCTCCGACCGCCGACGCCCGCCTCTTCGAGCGATGCCTGCGGGACGGCGGTCGACCCGGCCGGCTCGGCGGGAAGCTCCGCCGAGTAG